The genomic DNA CGGCGGATGAGGTCGCGGCAGAGGTCGGCGAGGGTGTGCAGGGCGGCGGGCCGCTGCTCTGGGGTGGCGTAGCGGTCGGCGATCTGGCCGGCGGCGAAGGCGAGGACGCCGTCGACGAGCGCGAGGTCGGTCTCGTGCGGGAGGTGGGCGCGGGCGATGTCGAGGTAGGTGGCGGCGGGGAGTTCGCCGTCGCGGACGGCGTCCCTGAGGGCGTTCCAGACGACGGCGCGGGTGAGCGGGTCGGGCAGGCCGGACAGGCTCTCGCGGACGGTCCGGAAGGAGTCGGTGTCGAAGCGGATCTTGGCGTAGCTCAGGTCGCCGTCGTTGAGCACGACCAGGGCGGGGAGCTTGCCGATGGGCCGGGGCTCGGCCTGGGGGACGTCGATGTCGAGGCGCTCGCGCGGGGTGAGGCGGCCCTCGTGGTCCGGGTTCTGGTCGTAGAGGCCGACGGCGATGCGGTGGGGGCGCTCGCCGGTGCGCCGGACGGTGAGGGCACGGCTGCCGTTGTCGCCGGTGACGGCCGGGACGAGGGTGTCGACGCCGGTGGTGCGCAGCCAGGCGTCGGCCCAGGCGTGGACGTCGCGGTCGGTGGCGGCGGCCAGCGAGTCGATGAAGTCGGCGAGGGAGGCGTTGGCGAACTTGTGCCGCTCGAAGTGGATGTTGATGCCGGCCAGGAAGTCCTTCTCGCCGAGCCAGGCGACGAGCTGGCGCAGGGCGGAGGCGCCCTTGGCGTAGGAGATGCCGTCGAAGTTGAGGAGGGCGGAGGCGGTGTCCTGGACGTCCTCGGGGGCGACGGGGTGGGTGGAGGGGCGCTGGTCGGCGTCGTAGCCCCAGGCCTTGCGGGTGACGCCGAAGTCGGTCCAGGTGTCGGTGAAGCGGGTGGCCTCGGCGGTGGTCTGGTAGCCCATGTACTCGGCGAAGGACTCGTTCAGCCAGATGTCGTCCCACCAGCGCAGGGTGACGAGGTCGCCGAACCACATGTGGGCCATCTCGTGGGCGATGACCATGGCGCGGGTCTGCCGCTGGGTCTCGGTGACGGCGGACCGGAAGACGAACTCGTCGCGGAAGGTGACCAGGCCGGGGTTCTCCATCGCGCCGGCGTTGAACTCGGGGACGAACGCCTGGTCGTAGGAGTCGAAGGGGTAGGGCTCGTCGAACTTCTCGTGGTAGCGGTCGAAGCAGGCCCGGGTGACCTCGAGGAGTTCGTCGGCGTCGGTGTCCAGGTGCGGGGCGAGCGAGCGGCGGCAGTGGATGCCGAAGGGCAGGCCGCGGTGCTCGGTGCGCACGGAGTGCCAGGGTCCGGCGGCGACGGCGACGAGGTAGGTGGAGATCAGGGGGGTGGTGGCGGCCTTCCAGCGGCCGTCGCCGGTGTGTTCGGTGACGCCGTTGGCGAGGACGGTCCAGCCCTCGGGCGCGGTCACGGCGAGGTCGAAGACGGCCTTGAGGTCGGGCTGGTCGAAGGCGGCGTAGACACGCTGGACGTCGTCCAGGAAGAGCTGGGTGTAGACGTAGGTCTCGCCGTCGCTGGGGTCGGTGAAGCGGTGCATGCCCTCGCCGGTGCGGGAGTACCGCATGGCGGCGTCGACGCGCAGCTCGTGCTCGCCGGGCGCGAGGTTCTTCAGCGCCAGCCGGTTCTCGTCGAGCGCGGCCGGGTCCACGGGTTGTCCGTCCAGGGTGACGGCGCGCAGCTCCGCGGGCTTGACCTCGACGAACGTGTCCGTGCTGTCCGTGTCGCCGCGGACGGTGAACCGGATCACGGTCCGGGAGTCGAAGGTCTCGTCCCCACGGGTCAGATCGAGGTCGATCGCGTAGTGGTGGACGTCGAGGAGCCGGGAACGGGTCTGCGCTTCGTCGCGCGTCAGTACGGACATGCACGACATGCTGCCTGATGCGGTGGGCAGGGCACAGAGGCGGTTCGGTACGCGCGGTATGTCCGGTCCGCCGCGTCGGCCGTCGTACTCCCCCGGCGTGCGCCCCCGTGGGCGGGGGCGCGCCGGACCTCAGCCGGTGGCCGGTGCGCCGCCGTCGGCGCCGCTGCCCTCCGCGATGCGCTCGTGGTGGTGGATCACCTCGGCGACGATGAAGTTCAGGAACTTCTCGGCGAACGCCGGGTCGAGCTTGGCGCTCTCGGCGAGGGTGCGCAGCCGGGCGATCTGCTGGGCCTCGCGGGCCGGATCGGCGGGCGGCAGCCGGTGGCGGGCCTTGAGATGGCCGACCTGCTGGGTGCACTTGAAGCGCTCGGCGAGCATGTGGACGACGGCCGCGTCGATGTTGTCGATGCTGTCCCGCAGCCGGGCCAGCTCCTCGCGGACGGCGGGTTCGACGGCACCGGTACCGGTGTTGCTGGTGGTCATGGGCGCACACCCTACGGGCGGGGGCCCGGCCGTCGCAGACCGTCTCAGGCGCTGAACGCCGTACGGCCCTCGTACGGCTCGTACAGTGGGGGCAGGGTTCAGGAGGCAGGGTTCAGGCGTCTTGGGGGTCGGACGTGGCGAACGGCGGACCGGTCGAGCACGGGTTCCCGCACCTGGAGACGGTGCGGGCGGCCGTCACGGCGCTGTACCGGCGGCTGTCGTACGACACCGTCCGGACGTTCTCGGCCAGTGTGGCCCCGGTGGACGTGGCGTTCTGCGACACGGACGACCTGTACCTGGGCGCGCAGCGGGTGGCCCACGAGCTGGTGCGGCACTACCGGCTGCCCGACGCCCGCATGATCGTCTCCTTCCGCGAGATGACCCACGCGGCGAACGTGGAACTCACGGCGGGCCCGGAGTACTTCATCGAGCTGAACGACCGCTTCCGCACCCATCGCCGGGACATCGGCGCGGCCCTCGCGCACGAGGTGATGCACGTGTACCTGCACCGCCTCGACCTGGCCTTCCCTTCCACCCGGGACAACGAGATCCTCACCGACACGGCGACGACGTACCTGGGCGCCGGGTGGCTGCTCCTGGACGCCTACCGGGAGGACGCGGCGTCCTCGCAGAAGCTGGGGTACCTGACCCCGGAGGAGTTCGGTTACGTCCTGGCCAAGCGGGCGCTGGTGTTCGGCGAGGACCCGTCGGTGTGGTTCACGAGTCCGCAGGCCTACACGGCGTACGGCAAGGGGCTGGCCCGGGCGCGCCGGGACGAGCAGCAGCCGCCGCTCACCGCGGCCGGCTGGGCGGGCCGCCGCCGCTACGCCCGGGACCGCCGGCACGCGCAGGACCCGCACGCCGCCGGGGCGGCGGCGGACGGCGGCCCCTACTCCTTCACCGCCCAGCCGCCCGGACAGCTGCGGGTGTCGTTCCCCTGCCCGACCTGCCACCAGCGGATCAGGGTGCCGGTGCGGGGGCGGGTCCGGGCGCGGTGCGGGCTGTGCCGGACAGTGCTGGAGTGCGACACGTAAGTCGCCGCGCGGGGTGCGGGGGCGCTGCTTCAATGCCCTTATGACACAGGCCATCGAAGAACCGTGGGGCATCAGCGTGTTCGGCTCGGGGACGGTGCGGGCCGAGCCGGCGCTCGCTCGGGTGCGGCCGGCGGTGGACGTGCTGGAGCCGTCGCCGGAGCAGGCCTTCCGGCGGGCCGGGGAGGCCGTGGTCCGGCTGCGGGAGGTGTTGCGGGGGCACGGCGTGCCGGACGCCTCGGTGTCGGGTTCCCGGCTGGGCCTCAGCTCGGAGTACGACGGTCACGGCGGTGGCCGGAGGCTGCTCGGGTACCGGTGCCAGGCCTCGTACTCGGTGGAGACCGGGGCGCTGGACGACCTCGAGCTGCTGATCGCGGACGTGGTCGAGGCGGGCGCGCACCGGATCGACGGCGTGGAGTTCGACGTGCGCGACAGGCCGGCGCTGCTCGACGAGGCACGGCGCCGGGCGGTGGCCGCGGCCCGCCGCAAGGCCCAGGTGTACGCGGAGGCGGCGGACGCGCGGCTGGGGCCGGTGCTGCACATCCAGGACGTGGAGTCGGAGCCCGTCGCCGCGTTCCGTGCCTCCGTGGGCGGCGGCCCGCCCGGCGCGCTGGCTCCGGGCGCGGTGGAGGTGTCCGCCCGGGTCGTGCTGGGCTTCTCCCTGCGGCACTGACCGCCGCGCTCGGGCGCCTTCAGGAGGGCGCCTTCAGGTGGGCCGCACGATCCCCTGGGCGCGTGCGGCCGCCAGCCACTGGGGGAACTCGCCCACCAGCCGGTCGTACAGGTCGGCGTCGGTCACCTTCCGCGGGTCGCGGCCCGCGTGGAAGAACCCGGCGTTGTCGACCACCCGCTTGCCGGGCACCGCGAGTTCGTCCAGCTTGCGCAGGTACTCGAACTGGCGGCTGTCCGGGTCGCCGAAGCCGACGAACTGCCAGAACAGCGGCAGCGGCGCCGCCTTGCACAGGTACCGCTCGGCGGCGAGCCGGTTGATCGGACCGCCGTCGGTCTGGAAGACGACCAGGGCGGGATGGCGGGCGCCGCTGTCCAGGTAGTGGTCGATGACGGCGTCCATGGCCAGGTGGTAGCTGGTCTTGCCCATGTGTCCGAGACCGGCCACGATTCGCTCGATCCGGCCCTGGTGGTCGGCGAGCGCGATCTCGGTGACGGCGTCGACGTCGGTGGAGAAGAACACCACCGGCACGGTGCCGTCGTCGTCGAGGTGGGCGGACAGGCTCAGTACCCGGTCGGCGAGCGCCTGCACGCTCCCGTCCTTGTAGTACGGCTTCATCGAGCCGGAGTAGTCGACGACGAGGTAGACCGCGGCCCGGGTCCCCTCCATGCCGTGCTTGGTGAGCGACACCCCGGCGGTCTTGTACAGATCGACCAGCGCGGGCGCCGTCTCCCGCACCTTGGTGAGACTGATCGCGGTCATGCGGACTCCCCCCGTCACCGCTGCCTGCGGCATCCGGATGCCGAGGCTACGGCACGGCGCACCCCGCCGCTCGGCCGGTCCCCCGGCATTCGCTATTTTGTTCGCCGCCGTCCCCACCGGCTCACCGTCCGCCCGTCCCCGAGGAGCCGGCCCCGTGGATTCCGAGTCCACCGCCACCACCTGCTACCGCCATCCCGCGGTGGCGTGCCACGTCCGCTGCACCCGCTGCGAGCGCTACATCTGCCCGGACTGCATGCGGGAGGCGCCCGTCGGCCACCAGTGTCCCGAGTGTGTGAAGGAGGGGGCGCGGTCGGTACGGCAGGCCCGGACCCTCGTCGGGGGCAGGATCTCGACGACGCCCGTGGTGACGTACGTGCTGTTCGCGCTGAACGTGCTGACGTATCTGGCGGAGGTGGTGCGGCCGGGGCTGGTGGACCGGTTCGCCATGGTGGGTTCGCGGCTGGTCGCTCCGGACGGCACCCCCCTGGCCGGCGACGGCGTGTTCCTGACCTCCGGGCCCCTGCGGGTGGAAGGTGTCGCCGGCGGTGAGTGGGAGCGGATGCTCACCGGCGCGTTCCTGCACCAGTCGCCCTTCGAGGGCACGTTCGGGATCCTGCACATCACGGTGAACATGATCGTGCTGTGGCAGTTGGGGCGGGTGGTGGAGCTGATGCTCGGCCGGTTCCGTTTCGCCGTCCTGTATCTGTTGTCGGCGCTCGGCGGTTCCGTCCTGGAGCTGGTCCTCACCGACCCCGGGCAGGCCTCGGTCGGCGCGTCGGGTGCGGTCTTCGGGGTGGGGGCCGCGTACTACGTGCTGCACCGCCGGCTGGGCGCCGACACGGGGCGGGTCAACCGCTTCATGGCCGGACTGCTGCTGTGGCTGGTGGTCTCCGCCTGGTTCACCTCGTGGCAGGGTCATCTCGGCGGCCTGCTGGTGGGCGGTGCGCTGGCGCTGGCGCTGGCGTACGCGCCCCGTGACGGGCGCCGGGTGGCGGTGCAGGCCGGGGCGGGTGCCGCGCTGGTGGTGCTGCTGGCGGTGACGGCGGCGGTGCGGGTGTCCGAGCTGACGGGCGGGAGTATCCCGCTGTGAGTGGTTTCGCCCTGTGAGTGGTTCCCCTATGAGAGGTGTCCCCCTATGAAACGTGCCGGAGTGCTGCTCCTCGGGGCGCTTCCCGTGATCGCCGCGGGCGTGTACTTCGCCGTGCCGGACGACCCGGCGGACACCGCGGCCGCCGCCTCCTCGTCGTCCTCGGCCACCGCCCGGTCGACCCGCGACGACGCCAAGGACCGGGCCGAGAAGGAGCGGGAGGCGGACGACGCGCTCATCGCCGACCTGCCGCCGGGGCTCGCCGCACCGGCCAAGAAGGACCTGGCCCAGCAGCTGGTGTCCAGCGCCGAGAACTCGACCACGAAGTGGCGCACCGCCTACGGCAGCATCGAGGACGTCGGGGACGGCGACGGGTACACCGCGGGCATCATCGGCTTCTGCACCGGTACCCACGACCTGCTCATGCTGGTCGAGCGCTACACCGAGGCCCACCCGGACAACGGCCTGGCGGCGTACCTGCCCGCCCTGCGCGAGGTGGACGGCAGCGACTCGCACGAGGGCCTGGATCCCGGCTTCACGGCGGCCTGGCAGGCGGAGGCGGAGGTCCCGGCGTTCCGCGAGGCCCAGGAGGAGGAGCGCGACCGGGTCTACTTCGAACCGGCGGTGCGCCTGGCCAAGCTGGACGGTCTGGGCACGCTGGGCCAGTTCGTCTACTACGACGCGATGGTCTTCCACGGCCCCGACACGGACGCCGAGGGCTTCTACGGACTGCGCGAGCGGGCCATGGCGGAGGCGAGGACGCCGGGGCAGGGCGGCTCCGAGAAGGCCTACCTGGACACCTTCCTGGACGTCCGCGAGCAGGCCATGCGGGCCAAGCGGCCGGGCATCGACACCTCCCGCGTCGACACCGCCCAGCGCCGGTTCCTGACGGCCGGGAACATGAAGCTGGCGACGCCGCTGGTGTGGGAGATGTACGGGGACACCTACCGGGTGCCCTGAGCGTGCGACGGCGCCTGCCCATGGTCCGGTCGGGGACGGGGCAGGCGCCATCAGTGTTCCGCACGCCTTTGTGCGGGACGTTCTTCGGTTGTTCCGCCCGTGGGGACGGTTGTTGCGTCCGTCAGACCGTGAGAGCGCGGTCGGTCGGGCGGATCGGGGCCGGCAGTTCGCTGGCTCCGGTCAGGAAGCGGTCGGCGCCGCGCGCTGCCGAGCGGCCCTCGGCGATCGCCCAGACGATGAGCGACTGGCCGCGGCCGGCGTCACCGGCGACGAACACACCCGGCACATTGGTCTGGAAGTCGGCGTCCCGGGCGATGTTACCCCGTTCGTCGAGCTCCAGGCCGAACTGGTCGACGAGACCGTTCTCCCTGTCGGTGCCGGTGAAGCCCATGGCGAGGGTGACCAGCTGGGCCGGGATCTTCCGCTCGGTGCCCGGCTTCGACGTGAGCTTCCCGTCGACGAACTCGACCTCGCTCATGTGCAGCCACTGGACGTTGCCGTCCTCGTCGCCCTCGAAGTGGGTGGTGGAGACGGCGTAGACCCGCTCGCCGCCCTCCTCGTGGGCGCTGGTGACCTTGTACAGCATCGGGAAGGTCGGCCACGGCTGGCGCACCGCGTCCCGCTCCTCGCCCGGCCGGGGCATGATCTCCAGCTGGGTGACGGAGGCCGCGCCCTGGCGGTGGGCGGTGCCCACGCAGTCGGCGCCGGTGTCGCCGCCGCCGATGACGACGACGTGCTTGCCCTCGGCGGTGACGGGGGCGGTGACGTAGTCGCCCTCCTGGACCTTGTTGGACAGGGGCAGGTACTCCATCGCCTGGTAGACGCCCTTGAGTTCCCGGCCGGGTACCGGCAGGTCGCGGGCGGTGGTGGAGCCGGCGGCGATGACGACGGCGTCGTACCGCTTCCTCAGGTCGGTCGCCTTGAGGTCGCGGCCGATCTCGACGCCGGTGCGGAAGCGGGTGCCCTCCGCGCGCATCTGCTCTATGCGCCGGTTGATGTGCCGCTTCTCCATCTTGAACTCGGGGATGCCGTACCGGAGGAGGCCTCCGACGCGGTCCGCGCGCTCGTAGACGGCGACGGTGTGACCGGCCCGGGTGAGCTGCTGGGCGGCGGCCAGGCCCGCCGGGCCCGAGCCGATGACGGCGACGGTCTTGCCCGACAGGCGCTCGGGGATGCGCGGGGCGACGTCCCCCGTCTCCCACGCCTTGTCGATGATGGAGACCTCGACGTTCTTGATGGTGACCGGCGGCTGGTTGATGCCGAGCACGCACGCCGACTCGCACGGGGCCGGGCACAGGCGGCCGGTGAACTCCGGGAAGTTGTTGGTGGCGTGCAGGCGCTCGGACGCGGCCGACCAGTCCTCGCGGTAGGCGTAGTCGTTCCACTCGGGGATCAGGTTCCCGAGCGGGCAGCCGTTGTGGCAGAACGGGATGCCGCAGTCCATGCAGCGGCTGGCCTGCTTGCTGATGATCGGCAGCAGGGAGCCGGGGACGTAGACCTCGTTCCAGTCCTTGACGCGCTCGTCGACGGGGCGGGTCCTGGCGACCTCGCGTCCGTGGTTGAGGAAGCCCTTGGGATCAGCCATTGGTCGCCGCCTCCATCATCTTCTCGGTGGTCTCGGTCTCGGAGAGACCGGCTCGCTCGGCGGCGTCCTTGGCGGCGAGCACTGCCTGGTACGTGCTGGGGATGATCTTGCTGAAGCGCTCCACGGCGACGGTCCAGTCGGCGAGCAGCTTCCCGGCGACCGTCGACCCGGTCTCCTCGGCGTGGCGGCGCACCACGTCGTGCAGCCAGTCCTTGTCGGCGTCGTCCAGGGCCCGGACCGCGTCGGCGTTGCCGACGTTGACGTTGGCGCGGTCGAGGTCGACGACGTAGGCGATGCCGCCGGACATGCCGGCCGCGAAGTTGCGCCCGGTCTCGCCGAGGACGACCGCGTGGCCGCCGGTCATGTACTCGCAGCCGTGGTCGCCGACGCCCTCGGAGACGACCAGCGCGCCGGAGTTGCGGACGCAGAAGCG from Streptomyces sp. CB09001 includes the following:
- the pepN gene encoding aminopeptidase N is translated as MSVLTRDEAQTRSRLLDVHHYAIDLDLTRGDETFDSRTVIRFTVRGDTDSTDTFVEVKPAELRAVTLDGQPVDPAALDENRLALKNLAPGEHELRVDAAMRYSRTGEGMHRFTDPSDGETYVYTQLFLDDVQRVYAAFDQPDLKAVFDLAVTAPEGWTVLANGVTEHTGDGRWKAATTPLISTYLVAVAAGPWHSVRTEHRGLPFGIHCRRSLAPHLDTDADELLEVTRACFDRYHEKFDEPYPFDSYDQAFVPEFNAGAMENPGLVTFRDEFVFRSAVTETQRQTRAMVIAHEMAHMWFGDLVTLRWWDDIWLNESFAEYMGYQTTAEATRFTDTWTDFGVTRKAWGYDADQRPSTHPVAPEDVQDTASALLNFDGISYAKGASALRQLVAWLGEKDFLAGINIHFERHKFANASLADFIDSLAAATDRDVHAWADAWLRTTGVDTLVPAVTGDNGSRALTVRRTGERPHRIAVGLYDQNPDHEGRLTPRERLDIDVPQAEPRPIGKLPALVVLNDGDLSYAKIRFDTDSFRTVRESLSGLPDPLTRAVVWNALRDAVRDGELPAATYLDIARAHLPHETDLALVDGVLAFAAGQIADRYATPEQRPAALHTLADLCRDLIRRTEDGDHPGLRLIAVRHRIATAAHPDTIAAWLADGTVPGGPELDPELRWRILTRLAVLGATDEEAIAAELAGDPSATGQEGAARCRAALPDAEAKARAWEAMFASDDLSNYLFTATAQGFWQPEQADLVRDYVPRYYTEAVALAARRGPAMADAAGRWAFPAHAVDADTLRLGQECLADAEPIPALRRKLTDQLDDLARALRVREANTD
- a CDS encoding chorismate mutase, with the translated sequence MTTSNTGTGAVEPAVREELARLRDSIDNIDAAVVHMLAERFKCTQQVGHLKARHRLPPADPAREAQQIARLRTLAESAKLDPAFAEKFLNFIVAEVIHHHERIAEGSGADGGAPATG
- a CDS encoding SIMPL domain-containing protein, coding for MTQAIEEPWGISVFGSGTVRAEPALARVRPAVDVLEPSPEQAFRRAGEAVVRLREVLRGHGVPDASVSGSRLGLSSEYDGHGGGRRLLGYRCQASYSVETGALDDLELLIADVVEAGAHRIDGVEFDVRDRPALLDEARRRAVAAARRKAQVYAEAADARLGPVLHIQDVESEPVAAFRASVGGGPPGALAPGAVEVSARVVLGFSLRH
- a CDS encoding VWA domain-containing protein, whose amino-acid sequence is MTAISLTKVRETAPALVDLYKTAGVSLTKHGMEGTRAAVYLVVDYSGSMKPYYKDGSVQALADRVLSLSAHLDDDGTVPVVFFSTDVDAVTEIALADHQGRIERIVAGLGHMGKTSYHLAMDAVIDHYLDSGARHPALVVFQTDGGPINRLAAERYLCKAAPLPLFWQFVGFGDPDSRQFEYLRKLDELAVPGKRVVDNAGFFHAGRDPRKVTDADLYDRLVGEFPQWLAAARAQGIVRPT
- a CDS encoding rhomboid family intramembrane serine protease produces the protein MDSESTATTCYRHPAVACHVRCTRCERYICPDCMREAPVGHQCPECVKEGARSVRQARTLVGGRISTTPVVTYVLFALNVLTYLAEVVRPGLVDRFAMVGSRLVAPDGTPLAGDGVFLTSGPLRVEGVAGGEWERMLTGAFLHQSPFEGTFGILHITVNMIVLWQLGRVVELMLGRFRFAVLYLLSALGGSVLELVLTDPGQASVGASGAVFGVGAAYYVLHRRLGADTGRVNRFMAGLLLWLVVSAWFTSWQGHLGGLLVGGALALALAYAPRDGRRVAVQAGAGAALVVLLAVTAAVRVSELTGGSIPL
- a CDS encoding chitosanase; translated protein: MKRAGVLLLGALPVIAAGVYFAVPDDPADTAAAASSSSSATARSTRDDAKDRAEKEREADDALIADLPPGLAAPAKKDLAQQLVSSAENSTTKWRTAYGSIEDVGDGDGYTAGIIGFCTGTHDLLMLVERYTEAHPDNGLAAYLPALREVDGSDSHEGLDPGFTAAWQAEAEVPAFREAQEEERDRVYFEPAVRLAKLDGLGTLGQFVYYDAMVFHGPDTDAEGFYGLRERAMAEARTPGQGGSEKAYLDTFLDVREQAMRAKRPGIDTSRVDTAQRRFLTAGNMKLATPLVWEMYGDTYRVP
- a CDS encoding glutamate synthase subunit beta — translated: MADPKGFLNHGREVARTRPVDERVKDWNEVYVPGSLLPIISKQASRCMDCGIPFCHNGCPLGNLIPEWNDYAYREDWSAASERLHATNNFPEFTGRLCPAPCESACVLGINQPPVTIKNVEVSIIDKAWETGDVAPRIPERLSGKTVAVIGSGPAGLAAAQQLTRAGHTVAVYERADRVGGLLRYGIPEFKMEKRHINRRIEQMRAEGTRFRTGVEIGRDLKATDLRKRYDAVVIAAGSTTARDLPVPGRELKGVYQAMEYLPLSNKVQEGDYVTAPVTAEGKHVVVIGGGDTGADCVGTAHRQGAASVTQLEIMPRPGEERDAVRQPWPTFPMLYKVTSAHEEGGERVYAVSTTHFEGDEDGNVQWLHMSEVEFVDGKLTSKPGTERKIPAQLVTLAMGFTGTDRENGLVDQFGLELDERGNIARDADFQTNVPGVFVAGDAGRGQSLIVWAIAEGRSAARGADRFLTGASELPAPIRPTDRALTV